One segment of Carya illinoinensis cultivar Pawnee chromosome 13, C.illinoinensisPawnee_v1, whole genome shotgun sequence DNA contains the following:
- the LOC122292468 gene encoding E3 ubiquitin-protein ligase PUB23-like, with amino-acid sequence MDEIDVPYHFLCPISMEMMRDPVTVSTGITYDRENIERWLFSCKNNSCPVTKQVLSNTELTPNHTLRRLIQGWCTLNASHGIERILTPKPPIEKVQILKLIDEAKKLPNSQLIYLRRLRSIAFENERNKRCLEEAGGVEFLASIVENGNNDITVTEAAVEILSSLKTSETRLKNLLNNDGEFLESLTQVLRRGNFQSRAHITLLVKSIFEVADPIHLISLKLEFFEELGHVLNDQISQQASKAALKILVELCPWGRNRIKAVEGGAVPVLIELLIGSSDHRRFCELVLIVLDQLCGCAEGRAELLKHGAGMAIVSKKILRVSHAASNRAVRILSSLCRFSATSRVLHEMLQLGVVSKLCLVLQVDSNLKTKERAREILKLHSRVWKNSSCIPAYLLSSYPSS; translated from the coding sequence ATGGATGAAATTGACGTTCCCTATCATTTTCTCTGCCCGATTTCTATGGAAATGATGAGAGATCCCGTCACGGTCTCTACTGGGATAACCTACGATCgagaaaatattgaaagatGGTTGTTTTCATGCAAGAACAACAGTTGTCCGGTAACGAAGCAAGTTTTGAGCAACACAGAGCTTACTCCAAACCATACTCTACGCAGGTTGATCCAAGGATGGTGCACCCTCAACGCCTCGCATGGAATTGAACGCATTCTCACCCCAAAGCCACCCATTGAAAAAGTCCAAATTCTCAAACTTATCGACGAGGCAAAGAAGCTGCCCAATTCGCAACTCATCTATCTGAGAAGACTCAGATCTATTGCATTTGAAAACGAAAGGAACAAGAGATGCTTAGAGGAGGCTGGCGGAGTTGAATTCTTGGCGTCAATCGTAGAGAATGGCAACAATGACATAACTGTAACTGAAGCAGCTGTTGAAATTCTTTCCAGTCTTAAAACCTCAGAAACACGTCTGAAAAATCTGCTAAACAACGATGGTGAATTCCTGGAGTCCTTAACGCAAGTTTTGAGGCGTGGAAACTTCCAATCTAGAGCTCACATAACTCTGCTAGTGAAGTCCATTTTCGAAGTTGCCGATCCTATCCATTTAATCAGCCTCAAACTCGAATTCTTTGAGGAGTTAGGACATGTTTTAAATGACCAGATATCACAGCAAGCCTCCAAGGCGGCGTTGAAGATTTTGGTGGAGCTTTGTCCCTGGGGAAGAAATAGAATCAAAGCAGTGGAAGGCGGTGCAGTTCCAGTCTTGATAGAGCTCCTTATTGGGTCATCAGATCATAGGAGATTTTGTGAGCTCGTGCTTATTGTTTTGGATCAGCTTTGTGGTTGTGCTGAAGGGCGGGCGGAGTTGTTGAAGCATGGGGCAGGAATGGCGATTGTGTCCAAGAAAATACTTCGAGTTTCCCATGCGGCAAGTAATAGGGCAGTGAGGATTCTGTCCTCACTTTGTAGGTTCTCGGCGACCTCTAGGGTTCTTCATGAAATGTTGCAATTGGGTGTTGTGTCCAAGTTGTGCTTGGTGCTTCAGGTTGATAGTAATTTAAAGACAAAAGAAAGAGCTAGAGAGATCCTCAAGTTGCACTCTAGGGTTTGGAAGAATTCTTCTTGTATTCCGGCTTATTTGCTTTCATCTTATCCATCTTCTTGA